A segment of the Nostoc sp. TCL26-01 genome:
CTTGACTTTAGCAATAACATCAAGTGTGATTTTATCTGCTACAAACCATTGTGCCGGTGGTGTATTGAGCTTACCTTTTGGTGGTTGGCGATTTTCTTTATCTAAATTCCACTTTCCGCCAATGGGTTTGTTTTGTGCCATTAAAATCTGCCAACGCCGCCTACCTTCTCTGTAGAAATCTTCCATTAATAGGCGCTTACGATTTTTAGCCCAGTGATTAAATTCTTCTGTACTCCACAAAAAATGATTATTGGGAATCAGCGTAATTTTACAGGATAATTCTAGACTGTGAATTACTTCGATAAAAGGGCGATCGCTCGGCATCATCAGCCGCAATTCAGTAATTTGATATTCTTGCACCCACGCTTGCAAAGGTGTAGCAAAATCATCAGATATTTTGTATGTAACTAAATATTGTTTCTGGCGCAATTCTTCAGCAAAATGCCGCATTGCTGACCAGACTAAAACTAGTTTTTGTTGATGATAAGGACGGACTTGGATATGTTGCAAAGATTCGATGAAAATTACAGGTAAATTCTCTTTTTGAGCAACACTTTGCAAAGCTGCTTGTTGTTCCCAAAGTTGATCTCCTAAAATCCAAACTCCAATTGTCATACTTATCTATGTCTTTTGATTAGCTGATTTAAACCTGCCTGCAACAAAATCCCGCTTACCTAAATGCTTAGTTTTGCGTTGGTTAACTCGTTCTCGCCACATCCGAAAACTAGATGCTTTCATCTCTCGTTTCATCAGAGCAATTACTTGTTTTTCTAACAAACCAAATTGAGCTTCAATGGCATCAAATGGGGTTCTATCTTCCCAAGCCATTTCTATGATCCGGTCTATAGTTGCTGTATCTAATTCAGGTAGTTTCACCATAATAGATTGAGAGAAAGATATTAATGCTGGATTTTTAAGCGTTTTGTTGTTCTGTTTCCGTGACGAGTTTTTGCCCGATTTTTGGTTCTGTACCTGCTAGCAAACGCTCAATATTAGCGCGGTGACGGAAAATTACATATAGACCACCAGCGATCGCAAACAAGATATATGCTAGAGGTTGGTGTAAAATCACCATCTCAATGGGAACTGCGATCGCACCTAATATCGAACCCAATGATACAATCCGCGATATCGCCACGACAAAGGCAAACACTCCCAAAGTAGCCAAACCCACTTGCCAATTCATCGCTAACAAAATTCCTAAACTAGTAGCCACAGATTTGCCACCTGTAAAGCCCAGAAAAATTGACTTGCTGTGTCCTAAAATAGCAGCTGAACCTACTAATATAACTAGCCAAGGTTGCCATAGGTTGATATCTACCGTTGGGGGAATTAAATTTTGGCTAGCAGCGAAGTCAAATAAATAGTAACCTGAGGCGATCGCTAATACTCCCTTCAAGCAATCCAGTCCTAAAACAAACGCTCCTGGCCCCTTACCCAAAGTCCTCAAAACATTAGTTGCACCTGTGGAACCCGAACCCACTTCTCGAATATCAATACCTTTAAGTTGTTTGACAGCAATATACCCAGTCGGAAACGAACCCAACAGGTAAGCTACAATTACGACTGCACCACACAAACTTAACCAAGTAGCCATAGGAATTCACAAGAATTAATAGTTTATAGTCAATAGTTTATCTTGAGTAGTCTAAGAGTTTTTGACTAAATAACGGCAAATTAGCCTCAAGCGTATTGACAACGTAAATACATCCCGTCTAAGATGAAGACTATGGATCTGTATTTTGTGATAACAATATAATTCGGATTATTTAGGTTCGTAAGGCGACGCGCAAGGAGCAAGGTCTTATGAAAATTGAGGATTTAAAAAAACGGTTAGACCCTAATCGTCCTATGACCAGTGTAACGATTAGGATACCTGAAGATGTAATTGAGGATTTAAAACGAGTCGCGCCACTATTAGGTTTTTCAGGGTATCAACCTTTAATTCGTGCTTATATTGGTCAGGGACTTAGAGCAGATTTAGAGCGATTGGAAGGAGATCCGGTTTCTGTGTTGATTGCCAGTCTTAAACGTCATGGTGTTAGTGATGACGTAATTAATAACGCATTGATGGACATTGTGCAAAAATAATCATGATGACTTACGCACTGAACCAAAAAACCCTTCTGTGAGTGATCAACACTCAAAAGCCAACAGTCCAAAAACCTTGATTTTGACCATTGACTATTGACTAATGACTATTGACCATTGACTAATGACAAATTTAAAAATCATCATCATAATTTCTCACTGTTTTCGGGTCAGGAGCAAAAGCTAACCACAGAGGAAATTGTAGTAATGCTAGACTAATTTGCTCCTCCGAATCATCAATGAGAATCAAAGGCAATTGATTGGCTTTCACTAAACGGTCTGCCTTTTGTGCTAAAGCATCTGCTGCTTCAAATAATACAACACCTCTATCCGGCCCGAAATCTGGACGACCGATGCCTAGACAGTCTTGCAGACCCCGCCGCCATTCACCTAGACGTTCTGGTGTGTTAGCTAAAACCAGAGTACGGAGGCGATCGCCATACAACTTATGTAAGATGGAAATTGCTGCCGAAGCAATCAAAATATTTTGCAAGCGACTACCCATTGTTCGCAAAGCACCCCGTCCCCCTTGGTTGAAAAACCAATTAGCCACTCGTTCGGCGTGGACTGGTTCAAAGGTGCGGCGTAGTTGCCAAGCTGGGCCATAATAATCTGGCTTGTTGCGATATTGATCAATCAGGCGACGAATTTGTTTAGTTGTATCTTGAAACTGCTGTTGAGCAAACTGTGGTACTCCTGGTTGGGTTTCCACAGGTTTAGTTTCTCTGGCAGGTGGTTTTTCTCTTTCAGTCACAGCAGGTACTAGTTGCAGTTGTTCGGCTGCGGCTGCTAAATCTTGTAAGCTACCTGCTAAATAGTCTTTAAAACCTTGGACGCGAATTGCTAAGTCTTGAGATGTCCCGGCAAAAGTAGTCCGCATCTCATTGCGGATACGTTCTTGACGACGTTCTAGCTGTTCTACAGAAATTTGTAGAGCTTGTTTGCGTTGTTCTAACTGTGATAGGGACTCTTGGATGAGTTTTCCCATCGCCGTTTGTGTTTCGCTAAATTGCCCTTGCAGGATTTTGTAAGCAGCTTGCAAATTAGCTATTTCGTCC
Coding sequences within it:
- a CDS encoding TIGR03643 family protein — translated: MKLPELDTATIDRIIEMAWEDRTPFDAIEAQFGLLEKQVIALMKREMKASSFRMWRERVNQRKTKHLGKRDFVAGRFKSANQKT
- the plsY gene encoding glycerol-3-phosphate 1-O-acyltransferase PlsY, which translates into the protein MATWLSLCGAVVIVAYLLGSFPTGYIAVKQLKGIDIREVGSGSTGATNVLRTLGKGPGAFVLGLDCLKGVLAIASGYYLFDFAASQNLIPPTVDINLWQPWLVILVGSAAILGHSKSIFLGFTGGKSVATSLGILLAMNWQVGLATLGVFAFVVAISRIVSLGSILGAIAVPIEMVILHQPLAYILFAIAGGLYVIFRHRANIERLLAGTEPKIGQKLVTETEQQNA
- a CDS encoding DUF3086 domain-containing protein; translation: MNPDETQTPEPIDEWLEQIQPENPKLENPESSSVESVLELEGQTPSDELPIENLASVAPGDDLPSESSGDTLLASESNPLYREAEQRIAELQLTEATLKDEIANLQAAYKILQGQFSETQTAMGKLIQESLSQLEQRKQALQISVEQLERRQERIRNEMRTTFAGTSQDLAIRVQGFKDYLAGSLQDLAAAAEQLQLVPAVTEREKPPARETKPVETQPGVPQFAQQQFQDTTKQIRRLIDQYRNKPDYYGPAWQLRRTFEPVHAERVANWFFNQGGRGALRTMGSRLQNILIASAAISILHKLYGDRLRTLVLANTPERLGEWRRGLQDCLGIGRPDFGPDRGVVLFEAADALAQKADRLVKANQLPLILIDDSEEQISLALLQFPLWLAFAPDPKTVRNYDDDF